From Synergistaceae bacterium, the proteins below share one genomic window:
- a CDS encoding HRDC domain-containing protein, which translates to MDAQTRAAQQNLVTSKAASPVNVELFERLRVLRRKLADAQNVLPYVVFTDVALHGMCATLPENDAELLAVPGVGQVKLEKYGKRFLQFIRGWRLEQENAGREIMLLRGQRIVFN; encoded by the coding sequence TTGGATGCGCAAACGAGAGCAGCACAACAGAATCTGGTTACGTCGAAAGCTGCCTCACCCGTAAACGTCGAGCTTTTCGAGCGTCTGCGCGTCTTGAGGCGGAAGCTAGCCGACGCGCAGAACGTCCTGCCTTATGTGGTGTTCACAGACGTGGCGCTTCACGGAATGTGCGCGACCCTGCCGGAAAACGACGCGGAACTGCTAGCGGTTCCGGGAGTCGGGCAGGTTAAACTGGAAAAATACGGGAAGCGTTTCTTACAGTTCATCCGCGGCTGGCGTTTGGAGCAGGAAAACGCGGGACGCGAGATTATGCTCCTTCGGGGTCAACGTATAGTGTTTAATTAA
- the recQ gene encoding DNA helicase RecQ: protein MNLKSSGDILKEIFGFSSFRKGQEEIIKYILEGQDVLGIMPTGAGKSLCYQIPALASGGASVTIVVSPLISLMKDQVDALRQNGIEAAALHSSMDWDEVREIMSAARRGWITLLYVAPERFEHDGFRNFFAALPVRLFVIDEAHCVSQWGHDFRPSYLNLANALTLLPQRPVVAAFTATATHEVRDDVVLRLDLKDPFVLTTGVDRENLFFQVKRPKDKSVFLLSYAKKFSGASGIVYCSTRRGVEDIHDFLQRKGIDAVRYHAGLNDEERHRNQDAFIYDRSPIMVATNAFGMGIDKSNVRYVLHFNMPGSIDSYYQEAGRAGRDGDSAECLLLFAPKDIATALFLIRRNDNDSTRQMAYRKLQAMVDYCNTDRCLRATILRYFGEIEARDNCATCGNCVSAQKRVDVTTEAKKILSCVYRMEERTGRRFGSGVLADVLRGSRRGQIEALGLNEISTWGLMREYNKMEIKEMTDFLTAEGYLEVEGGEYPLLRFTSRTRPFLRGQEKIWMRKREQHNRIWLRRKLPHP, encoded by the coding sequence TCCTCCTTCCGCAAGGGGCAAGAAGAGATTATCAAATACATTCTGGAGGGGCAGGACGTGCTTGGCATCATGCCCACGGGGGCGGGAAAGTCCCTGTGTTATCAGATTCCGGCTTTGGCCTCTGGCGGGGCTTCCGTGACCATAGTGGTCTCTCCCTTGATCTCCCTGATGAAGGACCAGGTGGACGCCCTGCGTCAGAACGGAATTGAAGCCGCCGCGCTCCACAGCTCCATGGACTGGGACGAGGTCCGAGAGATCATGAGCGCCGCGCGGCGAGGATGGATCACGCTGCTCTACGTAGCCCCGGAGCGCTTCGAGCACGATGGTTTTCGGAATTTCTTCGCTGCGTTGCCCGTGAGACTCTTCGTTATCGACGAGGCCCATTGTGTCTCTCAGTGGGGACACGACTTCCGTCCCTCCTACCTGAATCTCGCCAACGCGCTCACCCTCCTGCCCCAGCGTCCTGTGGTCGCCGCCTTCACCGCCACGGCGACACATGAGGTCCGGGACGATGTAGTGCTACGGTTGGATTTAAAAGACCCCTTCGTTTTAACCACAGGGGTTGACCGGGAGAACCTCTTTTTCCAGGTGAAGCGCCCCAAAGACAAAAGCGTGTTTTTGTTGAGCTATGCGAAAAAGTTTTCCGGAGCGTCGGGTATTGTTTACTGTTCCACACGACGCGGAGTGGAGGATATTCATGACTTTTTGCAGAGAAAGGGAATCGACGCCGTCCGGTACCACGCGGGCCTCAACGACGAGGAGCGGCACAGGAATCAAGACGCTTTTATCTATGATCGGAGCCCGATCATGGTGGCAACTAACGCTTTTGGGATGGGGATCGACAAATCTAATGTGAGGTATGTTTTACACTTCAACATGCCAGGGAGCATCGACAGCTACTACCAAGAAGCGGGTCGGGCCGGACGCGACGGGGACTCCGCTGAGTGCTTACTGCTTTTCGCCCCCAAGGACATCGCCACGGCGCTGTTTCTGATCAGGCGGAATGACAACGACAGTACTCGACAAATGGCCTATCGCAAGCTGCAAGCTATGGTGGACTACTGCAACACAGACCGCTGTTTACGCGCCACTATCCTTCGGTACTTCGGGGAGATAGAAGCGAGGGATAACTGCGCCACTTGCGGCAACTGCGTCTCCGCTCAAAAAAGGGTGGACGTGACGACGGAGGCAAAAAAGATCCTCTCCTGCGTGTATCGGATGGAGGAACGCACCGGGCGGCGTTTCGGAAGCGGAGTTTTGGCCGATGTCCTCCGCGGCTCCCGAAGGGGGCAAATCGAGGCCTTGGGACTCAATGAAATTTCCACTTGGGGGCTGATGCGGGAGTACAACAAAATGGAGATCAAGGAGATGACGGATTTTCTCACAGCGGAGGGATATCTGGAGGTGGAGGGCGGGGAATATCCCCTACTGAGATTTACCTCGCGGACGCGCCCTTTTTTGCGTGGGCAGGAAAAAATTTGGATGCGCAAACGAGAGCAGCACAACAGAATCTGGTTACGTCGAAAGCTGCCTCACCCGTAA
- a CDS encoding helix-turn-helix domain-containing protein — protein sequence MLRQWMGASRYVYNQTIAYLKQPGTIANWIEIKKWLLPGLPEWFCIK from the coding sequence ATGTTGAGGCAATGGATGGGGGCGTCGAGGTATGTCTACAACCAGACGATTGCTTACCTGAAGCAACCAGGGACGATAGCAAATTGGATAGAGATCAAAAAATGGCTCCTTCCAGGCCTTCCAGAGTGGTTCTGTATCAAATAA